Proteins encoded within one genomic window of Spirulina major PCC 6313:
- a CDS encoding DUF4347 domain-containing protein, with the protein MLCISVRATSLAIPTTSFVSQSAQNLKRTLLPLLTLGSLGIPQNAIAQSITPAPDGTGSIIQYNGNTYTIGGGTQAGANLFHSFQQFGLQPSEIADFLSNPAIQNVVGRVVGGDPSIIEGLIRLSGGNSNLFLMNPAGWVFTNGASLDVPGSFGVTTANRIGFGDAFFNAVGGNDYATLIGNPSSLIFDSAQPGAIINTADLSVNSGSLWMVGGSVINTGAIAAPNGTITLAAVPGQSQVALKHEGMVLSFLFDALAVDEVQPNTPLGIRAADLPSYLNGSHSLGMANEVVRTENGELWLVGSQMQVVDGEVAIANRVTAENVNLIAANQVKVTDPALVEGDTTVVRLPEAGGTNTLSVIDSRADNPYDLLYGGAAGTIAKIIDRDENGIEVITAELADIAAEGGQVDAVSITAEGNEGNFWLGNTWITDETVNDQAQQLAMWSASLSEGADLLLYSCFTALGATGEALVSSLANLTGMDVAASTNATGSANYGGDWTLEASTGSIEAGNPFEAETLSGWDGKLATLTVSNLNNTGAGSLRQRIQVDAAAGDMITFGVSGTITLAGTGSGTNGEILWATNNLTLDGGSKIVVDGGGNSRVFNISATNATIENITIQNGSVNAVNTGGGLFVRNNITLTNSTVSGNSAGYSGGLFVRNGNITLTNSTVSGNSAGSGGGLVALYGNITLTNSTVSGNSARNDVGGGLLAAYGKITLTNSTVSGNSAGNVGGGLFARHNNITLTNSTVSGNSAGNVGGGLFAENGNITLTNSIVANNTDNGTAPDLRAGGTITATNSLIEDSTGATITGSNNIIGVDPKLGPLANNGGPTQTHALLAGSPAIDAGNNGLVPSIRNSGDQRGFIPGIFNGKVDIGAYEFGAVDPNPPVAAAAATAFNADLFDSQEETENLTDEFLRSNSCQTIPEIELEKDDEEDGEQIEEDLNATDGIDLDEDCLPMNDNDGDGAQFLPFSSF; encoded by the coding sequence ATTCTCTGTATTTCAGTCAGGGCAACCTCTTTAGCTATCCCTACCACTTCTTTTGTCAGTCAATCAGCCCAAAACCTGAAGCGTACCCTTCTTCCCCTCTTAACCCTAGGTTCTCTGGGCATTCCCCAAAATGCGATCGCCCAAAGCATTACCCCCGCGCCCGATGGAACTGGCAGCATCATCCAATACAACGGCAACACCTATACCATCGGCGGCGGAACCCAAGCCGGAGCGAACTTATTTCATTCCTTTCAACAATTCGGCTTACAACCGAGCGAAATCGCTGATTTCCTCAGTAACCCCGCCATTCAAAATGTCGTGGGTCGAGTTGTCGGCGGTGATCCGAGCATCATCGAGGGCTTAATCCGACTCTCTGGCGGCAACTCTAATTTATTCCTGATGAATCCTGCCGGATGGGTCTTCACCAACGGAGCCAGCCTCGACGTTCCCGGCAGTTTCGGAGTCACCACCGCCAACCGGATCGGGTTTGGTGATGCATTCTTTAACGCTGTGGGGGGCAACGACTACGCCACATTAATCGGCAACCCCAGCAGCCTCATCTTTGACTCTGCTCAACCCGGCGCAATCATCAACACCGCTGACCTCAGCGTCAATAGCGGTAGCCTTTGGATGGTGGGCGGCTCTGTGATCAACACCGGAGCGATCGCCGCCCCCAATGGAACCATTACTCTCGCTGCCGTCCCCGGCCAAAGCCAAGTCGCCCTCAAACACGAGGGCATGGTGTTGAGTTTCTTGTTTGATGCTCTGGCCGTCGATGAGGTTCAACCCAATACCCCCCTAGGCATCCGCGCCGCAGACCTGCCCAGCTATCTCAACGGCAGCCACAGCCTCGGCATGGCGAACGAAGTCGTCCGCACTGAAAACGGTGAACTGTGGCTGGTGGGGTCTCAGATGCAGGTTGTGGATGGGGAGGTAGCGATCGCAAACCGGGTCACGGCGGAAAATGTCAATCTGATCGCCGCCAATCAGGTTAAAGTCACCGACCCGGCCTTAGTCGAAGGCGACACAACGGTTGTACGTCTCCCGGAAGCAGGTGGAACCAACACGTTAAGCGTGATTGACTCCCGCGCCGATAATCCCTATGACTTGCTCTATGGTGGTGCAGCAGGAACGATCGCTAAAATCATCGACCGCGACGAAAACGGCATTGAGGTGATCACCGCAGAACTCGCAGACATCGCCGCCGAGGGTGGTCAAGTGGACGCGGTGAGCATCACAGCGGAGGGGAATGAGGGGAATTTCTGGTTAGGGAATACCTGGATTACGGATGAGACGGTTAATGATCAGGCGCAACAGTTGGCGATGTGGTCAGCCAGTCTTAGCGAAGGTGCAGATTTACTGCTGTACAGTTGCTTCACGGCGTTGGGAGCCACAGGCGAGGCGTTGGTCAGTTCTTTGGCGAATCTCACCGGGATGGATGTGGCGGCTTCGACGAATGCGACGGGGAGTGCGAACTATGGCGGTGATTGGACGTTAGAAGCCAGCACGGGAAGTATAGAAGCAGGCAATCCTTTTGAGGCAGAGACGCTTTCAGGATGGGATGGGAAATTAGCTACATTAACAGTATCCAATTTAAATAATACAGGGGCAGGGTCGTTGCGACAACGGATTCAAGTCGATGCAGCAGCAGGAGACATGATTACGTTTGGGGTGAGTGGGACAATTACCCTTGCAGGGACAGGATCAGGAACCAATGGAGAGATTCTTTGGGCAACGAATAATTTAACACTGGATGGAGGGAGCAAAATTGTTGTCGATGGGGGAGGAAATTCGCGGGTCTTCAATATCTCGGCAACCAATGCGACGATTGAGAATATAACCATTCAGAATGGGAGTGTTAATGCTGTTAACACTGGTGGTGGTTTGTTTGTGAGAAATAACATCACATTAACGAACAGTACAGTGAGTGGTAATAGTGCTGGTTATAGTGGTGGTTTGTTTGTGAGAAACGGCAACATCACCTTAACGAACAGTACAGTGAGTGGTAATAGTGCTGGTAGTGGTGGTGGTTTGGTTGCGCTATACGGCAACATCACATTAACGAACAGTACAGTGAGTGGTAATAGTGCTCGTAACGACGTTGGTGGTGGCTTGCTTGCGGCATACGGCAAGATCACCTTAACGAACAGTACAGTGAGTGGTAATAGTGCTGGTAACGTTGGTGGTGGTTTGTTTGCGAGACACAACAACATCACCTTAACGAACAGTACAGTGAGTGGTAATAGTGCTGGTAACGTTGGTGGTGGTTTGTTTGCGGAAAACGGCAACATCACCTTAACAAACAGTATTGTTGCCAACAACACCGACAACGGCACCGCACCAGATTTAAGAGCGGGAGGAACGATAACTGCCACTAACAGCCTGATTGAAGACTCTACCGGAGCAACCATTACCGGCAGCAACAACATCATCGGCGTTGACCCTAAACTCGGCCCTCTGGCCAATAACGGCGGCCCCACCCAAACCCACGCCCTCTTGGCCGGTAGCCCGGCCATTGACGCGGGGAATAATGGCTTAGTCCCCAGCATTCGCAATAGTGGGGATCAACGGGGCTTTATTCCGGGGATTTTTAACGGCAAGGTGGATATCGGAGCCTATGAATTTGGGGCGGTTGATCCCAATCCTCCTGTTGCTGCTGCTGCTGCTACTGCTTTTAATGCCGATCTCTTCGATTCTCAAGAAGAAACCGAGAATCTAACTGATGAATTCCTGCGAAGTAATAGTTGTCAAACTATCCCAGAAATCGAACTCGAAAAAGACGACGAAGAAGACGGGGAACAAATCGAAGAAGACCTCAATGCGACTGATGGAATCGACCTTGATGAAGACTGTCTGCCGATGAATGATAACGATGGGGACGGTGCGCAGTTTCTGCCCTTCAGCAGTTTTTAA
- a CDS encoding transposase, giving the protein MGVSPLELSYHNKTLENCEKNSQIYNALKTWLGQDIPWAHLSHLTTCIWMVIAVIQTGAVNLTKWLPYLPCRGLFAQSKQRRVRRWLGNSRINIHRLYKPIIKAALADWQDEVMYLSLDTSLFWDEYCLIRVAVVHRGRALPLGWRVLAHPSASVAANTYRELLQDVARLLPQGVKVVLLADRGFVQTETMTLVRTFGWHYRIRIKSNTWLWHSAKGWRPTKSVSSQTR; this is encoded by the coding sequence ATGGGAGTCAGTCCTCTAGAATTGAGTTACCACAACAAAACTCTGGAGAACTGTGAAAAAAACTCCCAAATTTACAATGCCCTGAAAACCTGGTTGGGTCAAGACATCCCCTGGGCGCATCTGAGCCACCTGACTACCTGCATCTGGATGGTCATCGCCGTCATCCAAACCGGAGCAGTCAACCTCACGAAATGGCTGCCGTATCTGCCCTGTCGAGGATTGTTTGCCCAAAGTAAACAGCGGCGAGTCCGACGCTGGCTGGGCAATAGCCGCATCAATATTCATCGACTCTACAAACCCATCATCAAAGCCGCCTTAGCCGATTGGCAGGATGAGGTGATGTACCTGAGCTTAGACACCTCACTATTTTGGGATGAGTATTGTCTGATTCGGGTGGCTGTGGTGCATCGCGGTCGTGCTTTACCCCTAGGCTGGCGTGTGTTGGCTCATCCCAGTGCCTCGGTTGCCGCCAACACCTACCGAGAACTGCTCCAAGATGTCGCTCGACTCCTACCGCAAGGGGTGAAGGTGGTGCTGCTGGCTGACCGTGGCTTTGTGCAGACGGAGACTATGACGCTGGTGCGCACCTTCGGCTGGCATTATCGCATCCGCATCAAAAGCAATACCTGGCTTTGGCACTCTGCCAAGGGCTGGAGACCAACCAAAAGCGTTTCATCTCAAACCCGGTGA
- a CDS encoding choice-of-anchor Q domain-containing protein has protein sequence MRANNITLTNSTVSSNSAGNSGGGLYANGNITLTNSTVSGNSAGNNGPGGGLWANGNITLTNSTVSGNSAGGDGGGLYADGGTTTLTNSTVSGNSSNNRGGGLYAGNITLTNSIVANNTDNGTAPDLKAFGTITATNSLIEDSTGATITGSNNIIGVDPQLGPLANNGGPTQTHALLAGSPAIDAGNNGLVPGIRNSGDQRGFIPGIFNGTVDIGAYEFGAVDPNPPVAAVAAVAAATTAAAANSTTIDADLFDSQEETENLTDEFLKSNSCQTIPEIELEKDDEEDGEQIEEDLNATDGIDLDEDCLPMNDNDGDGAQFLPFSSF, from the coding sequence TTGCGTGCGAACAACATCACATTAACGAACAGCACAGTGAGTAGCAATAGTGCTGGTAATAGTGGTGGTGGTTTGTATGCGAACGGCAATATCACATTAACGAACAGTACAGTGAGTGGCAATAGTGCTGGTAATAATGGTCCTGGCGGTGGTTTGTGGGCGAACGGCAATATCACATTAACGAACAGTACAGTGAGTGGCAATAGTGCTGGTGGTGACGGTGGTGGTTTGTATGCGGACGGCGGCACTACCACATTAACGAACAGTACAGTGAGTGGCAATAGTTCTAATAATCGGGGTGGTGGTTTGTATGCGGGCAACATCACCTTAACGAACAGTATCGTTGCCAACAACACCGACAACGGCACCGCACCGGATTTAAAAGCGTTCGGAACGATAACTGCCACTAACAGCCTGATTGAAGACTCCACCGGAGCAACAATTACCGGCAGCAACAACATCATCGGTGTTGACCCCCAACTTGGCCCCCTCGCCAATAATGGCGGCCCCACCCAAACCCATGCCCTCTTGGCCGGTAGCCCGGCCATTGATGCCGGGAATAATGGCCTAGTCCCCGGCATTCGCAACAGCGGGGATCAGCGGGGCTTCATTCCGGGGATTTTTAATGGCACAGTGGATATCGGAGCCTATGAATTTGGGGCGGTTGATCCAAATCCTCCTGTTGCTGCTGTTGCTGCTGTTGCTGCTGCTACTACTGCTGCTGCTGCGAACAGTACCACTATTGATGCCGATCTCTTTGATTCTCAAGAAGAAACCGAGAATCTCACCGATGAGTTTTTGAAGTCTAATAGTTGTCAAACTATCCCAGAAATCGAACTCGAAAAAGACGACGAAGAAGACGGGGAACAAATCGAAGAAGACCTCAATGCGACTGATGGGATCGACCTTGATGAAGACTGTCTGCCGATGAATGATAACGATGGGGACGGTGCGCAGTTTCTGCCCTTCAGCAGTTTTTAA
- a CDS encoding DUF4347 domain-containing protein: MIFPQNLKHAIFPLLTLGSLGIPQVAIAQSITPAPDGTGSIIHYNGNTYTIGGGTQAGANLFHSFQQFGLQPSEIADFLSNPAIQNVVGRVVGGDPSVIEGLIRLSGGNSNLFLMNPAGWVFTNGASLDVPSSFGVTTANRIGFGDAFFNAVGGNDYATLIGNPSSLIFDSAQPGAIINTADLSVNNGSLWMVGGSVINTGAIAAPNGTITLAAVPGQSQVTLKHEGMVLSFLFDALAVDEVQPNTPLGIRAADLPSYLNGSHSLGTANEVVRTENGELWLVGSQMQVVDGEVAISNWVTAENVNLIAAGRVQVANPALVEGDTTVVRLPEAGGTNTLSVIDSLADNPEALLYGGAAGTIAKIIDRDENGIEVITAELADIAADGGKLDAVSITAEGNEGNFWLGNAWITDESVEDYSAQLVAWREALTDSADLLLYSCFTALGATGDALMTSLASLTGADVAASTNATGSANYGGDWVLESSTGNIEVLTPFSDLTLSVWDGKLATRTVTSSADDNTAGTLRVEIGAATAGDLILFDSARTVTLAAGAGFQTLHGHKPT, translated from the coding sequence ATGATATTTCCCCAAAACCTAAAGCATGCCATTTTTCCCCTCTTAACCCTAGGTTCTTTAGGTATTCCTCAAGTTGCGATCGCTCAAAGCATCACCCCCGCGCCCGATGGCACTGGCAGCATCATCCACTACAACGGCAACACCTACACCATCGGCGGCGGCACTCAAGCCGGAGCGAACTTATTTCACTCGTTCCAACAATTTGGCTTACAACCCAGCGAAATCGCTGATTTCCTCAGTAATCCCGCCATTCAAAATGTCGTGGGTCGCGTTGTCGGCGGTGACCCCAGCGTCATCGAGGGACTCATTCGGCTATCCGGCGGCAACTCTAATTTATTCCTGATGAATCCCGCCGGCTGGGTCTTCACCAACGGGGCGAGTCTTGATGTTCCCAGCAGTTTCGGAGTCACCACCGCCAACCGGATCGGGTTTGGTGATGCCTTCTTTAACGCTGTGGGGGGCAACGACTACGCCACATTAATCGGCAACCCCAGCAGCCTCATCTTTGACAGCGCTCAACCCGGCGCAATCATCAACACCGCCGACCTCAGCGTCAATAACGGTAGCCTTTGGATGGTGGGCGGTTCTGTGATCAACACCGGAGCGATCGCCGCCCCCAATGGAACCATTACCCTCGCTGCCGTCCCCGGCCAAAGCCAAGTCACCCTCAAGCACGAGGGCATGGTGTTGAGTTTCTTGTTTGATGCTTTGGCCGTCGATGAGGTTCAACCCAATACCCCCCTAGGCATCCGCGCCGCAGACCTGCCCAGCTATCTCAACGGCAGCCACAGCCTCGGCACGGCGAACGAAGTCGTCCGCACTGAAAACGGTGAACTGTGGCTGGTGGGGTCTCAGATGCAGGTTGTGGATGGGGAGGTAGCGATCTCAAACTGGGTCACGGCGGAAAATGTCAATCTGATTGCAGCGGGTCGGGTGCAAGTTGCTAACCCGGCTTTAGTCGAAGGCGACACAACGGTTGTGCGTCTACCCGAAGCGGGAGGAACCAACACGTTAAGTGTGATTGACTCCCTCGCCGATAACCCGGAAGCGTTGCTCTATGGTGGCGCAGCAGGCACGATCGCTAAAATCATCGACCGCGACGAAAACGGCATTGAAGTGATCACCGCAGAACTCGCAGACATCGCCGCAGACGGTGGCAAACTCGACGCGGTGAGCATCACAGCCGAGGGGAACGAGGGGAATTTCTGGTTAGGGAATGCCTGGATTACGGATGAGTCGGTTGAGGACTACAGCGCTCAACTTGTGGCGTGGCGTGAGGCGTTGACCGATAGCGCGGATTTACTGCTCTACAGTTGCTTCACGGCATTGGGGGCGACGGGTGACGCGCTGATGACTTCCTTGGCGAGTTTGACGGGGGCGGATGTAGCGGCTTCGACGAATGCGACGGGGAGCGCAAACTATGGCGGTGATTGGGTCTTAGAAAGCAGCACGGGAAACATTGAAGTCCTCACACCGTTTAGTGATCTTACCCTCAGTGTTTGGGATGGGAAGTTGGCAACCCGAACAGTGACGAGTTCCGCAGATGATAATACGGCGGGAACCCTGCGGGTTGAGATTGGAGCGGCAACGGCTGGGGACTTGATTCTGTTTGATTCGGCGCGGACTGTCACCTTGGCAGCAGGAGCAGGATTTCAAACATTACATGGGCACAAGCCGACCTGA
- the cysS gene encoding cysteine--tRNA ligase, whose amino-acid sequence MTLTLYNTQTRSETLFTPLEPGVVTFYCCGVTVYDACHLGHGRSYIVWDVLRRYLQWRGYQVRYVQNFTDIDDKILQRAEQDGVTMEAVSDRYIAEYFQDMDRLNILRADAYPRVTEHIPQICDLIATLIDRGLAYAAGGDVYYSVEHFPSYGKLSGRKLADLQAGAGGRVSTDEPGKKRHPFDFALWKAAKPGEPSWESPWGAGRPGWHIECSAMVKSILSDTIDIHTGGSDLIFPHHENEIAQSEGATSQPLAHYWLHNGMVKIGGDKMSKSLQNFVTIQNFLERYPDPMVLRLFVLQAQYRKPLDFTEEAIASAENAWHTLKDGLRFGLEYGDRLGWHQPDRRETDYTRRFRSVMDQDINTPNGLAVLFELAKELRRVKNILVHEGEMPSNTGDLEAQWRTLVELAGVLGLDATLNDGEPAEVSGLSDGEIDGWIAQRTAARNAKNFAESDRIRDHLKAQGIVLVDTPTGTTWHREA is encoded by the coding sequence ATGACCTTAACACTCTACAATACCCAAACTCGCAGCGAAACCCTGTTTACTCCCCTGGAGCCGGGCGTTGTCACCTTCTATTGTTGTGGGGTGACGGTGTACGATGCCTGTCATTTGGGCCATGGGCGATCGTACATTGTTTGGGATGTGTTGCGGCGATATCTGCAATGGCGAGGCTATCAGGTGCGATATGTGCAAAACTTCACGGATATTGATGACAAGATTTTGCAGCGGGCCGAGCAGGATGGGGTGACGATGGAGGCGGTGAGCGATCGCTACATTGCCGAATATTTCCAAGACATGGATCGCCTCAATATTCTCCGCGCCGATGCCTATCCCCGCGTCACCGAACATATCCCCCAAATCTGCGACCTGATCGCCACCCTCATCGATCGCGGTCTCGCCTACGCTGCCGGGGGCGATGTCTACTACAGCGTTGAGCATTTCCCCAGCTACGGCAAACTCTCCGGCCGTAAGTTAGCCGATCTGCAAGCCGGGGCCGGGGGCCGCGTCAGCACCGATGAACCCGGAAAAAAGCGCCACCCCTTTGACTTTGCCCTCTGGAAAGCCGCGAAACCGGGCGAACCCTCCTGGGAGTCTCCCTGGGGAGCAGGGCGGCCTGGTTGGCATATTGAATGCTCGGCGATGGTGAAGTCAATTTTGAGCGATACCATCGACATTCACACCGGGGGCAGTGATTTGATTTTCCCCCACCACGAAAACGAAATCGCTCAATCCGAAGGAGCTACCTCGCAACCGCTGGCCCACTATTGGCTGCATAACGGCATGGTGAAAATTGGCGGCGATAAGATGTCGAAATCCCTGCAAAATTTCGTCACGATTCAAAATTTTCTCGAACGTTACCCTGACCCGATGGTGTTGCGGTTGTTCGTTCTTCAAGCGCAGTATCGCAAGCCGTTGGATTTCACGGAGGAGGCGATCGCATCGGCGGAAAATGCCTGGCACACCCTCAAGGATGGGCTACGGTTTGGCCTGGAGTATGGCGATCGCTTGGGCTGGCATCAACCCGATCGCCGCGAGACCGACTACACCCGCCGCTTCCGCTCCGTGATGGATCAAGACATCAACACGCCCAACGGATTAGCGGTTTTATTTGAATTGGCGAAGGAGTTACGGCGGGTGAAAAATATCCTCGTTCACGAGGGCGAAATGCCCAGCAACACGGGGGATCTTGAAGCCCAGTGGCGAACCTTGGTAGAGTTGGCGGGGGTGTTGGGGTTGGATGCGACCTTGAACGATGGCGAACCGGCCGAGGTGTCTGGGTTGAGTGATGGGGAGATTGACGGCTGGATCGCCCAACGGACGGCGGCCCGAAACGCGAAGAATTTTGCCGAGAGCGATCGCATTCGTGACCACCTCAAAGCCCAAGGCATCGTTTTAGTCGATACACCCACCGGCACAACCTGGCATCGCGAGGCCTAA
- a CDS encoding SH3 domain-containing protein, whose protein sequence is MKRQIKNILGFTTSAIAVLSLTTSGTVSQAQTQTEPIQTIAQANPVVHCLVVNIERGQLAVRRRPNGEAIAGLDNDNLVRFIDHQDMWYYIRVVRGPNPRVNGIEGWVNSHYVECAWD, encoded by the coding sequence ATGAAAAGACAAATCAAAAATATTCTAGGCTTTACGACAAGCGCGATCGCTGTGCTAAGTTTAACCACTAGCGGAACCGTCAGCCAAGCTCAAACACAAACAGAACCCATTCAAACCATTGCCCAAGCTAATCCAGTGGTTCATTGTTTGGTTGTCAACATTGAACGAGGACAGTTAGCCGTTCGCCGCCGTCCCAATGGAGAAGCAATTGCGGGGCTAGATAATGATAATTTAGTTCGGTTTATTGATCATCAAGATATGTGGTATTACATTCGCGTAGTTCGTGGCCCTAATCCACGAGTGAATGGAATTGAAGGATGGGTAAATAGTCACTATGTTGAGTGTGCCTGGGATTAG
- a CDS encoding transposase, with protein MPYNPQIHHRQSIRLRGYDYSQMGAYFLTLCTHNRECFFGRITNNIMHLNSAGQITQQCWQQIPTHFPHVQLDQFIIMPNHIHGIIWIVNPPTVGAKNFSPQSSPQPQGTSKTIGSIVRGFKIGVTKWMRQNTSIYQIWQRNYWERIIRSEPELHQIREYIQNNPQQWETDQLYPPF; from the coding sequence ATGCCCTATAACCCACAGATCCATCATCGCCAATCTATCCGGCTGCGGGGCTATGACTATAGCCAGATGGGGGCATACTTTCTTACCCTTTGCACCCACAACCGAGAATGCTTTTTTGGAAGAATCACCAACAACATCATGCACCTCAACTCCGCTGGGCAAATCACCCAACAATGTTGGCAACAAATCCCTACCCATTTTCCCCATGTTCAACTTGACCAGTTCATCATTATGCCTAACCACATTCACGGCATTATTTGGATTGTTAACCCCCCCACCGTAGGGGCGAAAAATTTTTCGCCCCAATCTTCGCCCCAACCCCAAGGCACATCAAAAACCATTGGTTCCATTGTTCGAGGTTTTAAAATTGGTGTCACTAAATGGATGCGACAAAACACCTCTATTTACCAAATTTGGCAACGCAATTATTGGGAACGCATTATCCGTAGTGAGCCTGAATTACACCAGATTCGAGAATATATCCAAAACAACCCCCAACAATGGGAAACCGACCAGTTATACCCACCCTTCTAA